TATGCACCTATTGTATTCTTCTATCCAAACCAAGATGCTGCAATTCATCTTAAAGTTCTTGGAAGGATAGATTTGCTCAAGAAATCGCTGGCAGAAATCCTGGCCCGTTTTTACCCGCTAGCTGGTGCGATCAGTGACGATATTTCCATTGATTGTGATGATCGGGGGGCTTGTTTCACCACAGCAAAGGTCAACCGCGCTTTGTGCGAATTTCTCGAAAACCCTGATATTAAAGCTATCTCCCACTTTCTCAGCTGTGACGAATCTTACGTGACGAACATCCAGGCCAGTGTGTTTGAATGCGGCGGAATCGCCATTGGATTATGCATTTCACACAGGATTCTTGATGGGACTGCTTTAAGCACGTTCCTGAAAGCTTGGACTGATGTTGCCGCGGCAAGTTCGTCCAAAGAAAGGTCTGTGAATATCTATCCCGATAATTCGGCATCTTCTCTTTTCCCCGCTAATGATTCACGGCTCAAAAAAGCATCAATGGCGATGTGGGGTTGTCTATTCAAGAAAGGACACTTTATTACCAAGAGATTTACCTTCGACCGGTTAGCAATCACAGCACTCAAAGAAATGGCAGCCGGAGAAGACGGGAAATGTGCCACCAGCGTCGAGGCAGTTTCAGGTTTCATTTGGAAATATGCAATGGCGGCTTCTGAAGAATTGAGATCTGGTACCAAGAAACCTTCTCTCCTAACACATGTAGTGAACCTACGCAAAAGGGCTTCTCCAAATTTGTCGGAAAATTCTTTAGGGAACTTGATCTGGATGGCAAAGCATACATCCGATCATAATGACAAAAAACTTGGATTCTCTTGCTTGGTGGATGGTGTAAGGAATTCTATATCAATGATCGATAGCGATTACGTCAAGAAAATTCGAGGCGAAGATGGGTTTATCATAATGCACAAGTATTTAAAAGAGATTGAGGAATTCGGGTCGAAAGATGTTGATTATTATGGGTTTACGAGTTGGCGCAAATTAGGATTCTATGATGTCGATTTTGGGTGGGGGAAGCCTGTTTGGGTTAGTAGCATTGATTCAAGTGGTTCTTTTTTCATGAATCTTATTATTCTGATGGATACAAGATGTGGCTCTGGGATTGAAGCATGGATGACTTTGGATAAACAAGAAATGGATACATTGGAACGTAATAAAAAGTTCCGAGATTTCTGCTCGGTTGATCGGAGTcctttaaaatttgggaaggaTCAGCATAAAAATTGATCATTTTGGAGATTTTGTTGCAGTGATCTCACACATTTCATTTAGATACACTATATTTTGTTTTTCCCAATTGTAATATCTATACTACTAATAAAACAAGAGGGTCGAATAGTAACCATGTTTGATGAAATATTTTCACAATTTCAAAATTGCTCTCATCACACATTTAACTCTAGCTAGAGCTCTGTGAGTCGAGCCTACTCGGTATATACAAGTAATAGAAAGTAATATTTTcgacaacaaattttttttttaatgagtcCAATTAAATCAGAATttcgtctcataaaattgactcgTAAAACTGTTTCATACAAGTTTTTATGTTAactttaatacatatttaattttgtaaaatattcttttcatattttatgattgcaaaaaaaaaaaataaatcatctTATTAAATCTCgtctcatatttaattttttagttatcttaaatgataaattaaaactttcatatctatatatatgtgtgtgtgtgtgtgtgtgtgtgtgtttgtgtttgTGTTTGTGCGTGCACGCGCGATTTCTACTATATTTGatttatgagtaggtctcttgtgaaacagtatcatgaatctttatctgtgagacgagtcaatcatact
The Primulina eburnea isolate SZY01 chromosome 5, ASM2296580v1, whole genome shotgun sequence genome window above contains:
- the LOC140831901 gene encoding limonoid 7-O-acetyltransferse-like — its product is MDVEIIAKEMIKPSSPTPNHLRNYKLCLLDQLIPAAYAPIVFFYPNQDAAIHLKVLGRIDLLKKSLAEILARFYPLAGAISDDISIDCDDRGACFTTAKVNRALCEFLENPDIKAISHFLSCDESYVTNIQASVFECGGIAIGLCISHRILDGTALSTFLKAWTDVAAASSSKERSVNIYPDNSASSLFPANDSRLKKASMAMWGCLFKKGHFITKRFTFDRLAITALKEMAAGEDGKCATSVEAVSGFIWKYAMAASEELRSGTKKPSLLTHVVNLRKRASPNLSENSLGNLIWMAKHTSDHNDKKLGFSCLVDGVRNSISMIDSDYVKKIRGEDGFIIMHKYLKEIEEFGSKDVDYYGFTSWRKLGFYDVDFGWGKPVWVSSIDSSGSFFMNLIILMDTRCGSGIEAWMTLDKQEMDTLERNKKFRDFCSVDRSPLKFGKDQHKN